Proteins encoded in a region of the Streptomyces sp. NBC_01298 genome:
- a CDS encoding ATP-binding protein, with product MTHRPARRARRASASPLFTPHGTDRATRRAARRQLAEAQAKARETAASLPGGHLPTEAEMPLPLYPPSGRPGPASARGNKLRLPAHRMTTATASGAYPFLAEGGLGADGVYIGRDVHAEASFTFDPFSLYGKIEGFTNPNVLLAGVIGQGKSALAKSFALRSVAFGYKVYVPCDPKGEWTPVATALGGTSIALGPGLPGKLNPLDAAPRPNSVTEADWAGEIRKRRLLLLGSLARTVLGRDLQPMEHTALDVALDAVVQAATAAGRTPLLGDIAHTLNQPNLLDQAAGTMSGHLGDAARDLAHALRRMVHGDLSGMFDAQSTIRFDPNSPMLTIDLSRLGGSGDDTALVLAMTCASAWMESALTDPGGGRRWVVYDEAWRLMRHAGLLERMQAQWKLSRGLGIANLMVIHRLSDLLTAGDVGSRGRALAEGLLADCSTRIIYRQENDQLAAAAGLLGLTSVETQAISHLNRGRGLWRVAGRSFIVQHLLHPHEAALFDTDARMH from the coding sequence ATGACCCACCGGCCCGCACGCCGCGCCCGACGCGCCAGCGCATCCCCCCTGTTCACCCCCCACGGCACCGACCGCGCCACCCGCCGGGCCGCACGGCGTCAGCTCGCCGAAGCCCAGGCCAAGGCCCGCGAGACGGCCGCCTCACTCCCCGGCGGACACCTGCCGACCGAAGCCGAGATGCCGCTGCCGCTGTACCCGCCTTCGGGCCGGCCCGGCCCCGCCTCCGCCCGCGGCAACAAGCTGCGGCTGCCCGCACACCGCATGACCACCGCCACCGCAAGCGGCGCGTACCCCTTCCTCGCCGAGGGCGGTCTCGGCGCGGACGGGGTCTACATCGGCCGCGACGTGCATGCTGAGGCGTCCTTCACGTTCGACCCCTTTTCCCTGTACGGGAAGATCGAAGGCTTCACCAACCCGAACGTGCTGCTCGCCGGGGTCATCGGCCAGGGCAAGAGCGCCCTCGCGAAGTCCTTCGCGCTCCGCAGCGTCGCCTTCGGGTACAAGGTGTACGTCCCCTGCGACCCGAAGGGCGAGTGGACCCCGGTCGCCACCGCCCTCGGCGGGACCTCCATAGCCCTCGGCCCGGGCCTGCCCGGCAAGCTGAACCCGCTCGACGCCGCGCCCCGCCCGAACAGCGTCACGGAAGCGGATTGGGCGGGCGAGATCCGCAAGCGGCGACTCCTGCTCCTCGGGTCGCTGGCCCGCACCGTCCTCGGGCGAGATCTCCAGCCGATGGAGCACACCGCGCTGGACGTCGCCCTCGACGCCGTCGTCCAGGCCGCCACCGCGGCCGGGCGCACCCCTCTGCTCGGCGACATCGCCCACACCCTGAACCAGCCCAACCTCCTCGACCAGGCCGCCGGCACCATGTCCGGCCACCTCGGCGACGCCGCCCGCGACCTCGCGCACGCACTGCGACGCATGGTGCACGGAGACCTGAGCGGCATGTTCGACGCCCAGTCGACCATCCGCTTCGACCCCAACAGCCCGATGCTCACCATCGACCTCTCACGGCTGGGTGGATCGGGCGACGACACCGCCCTCGTGCTGGCGATGACCTGCGCATCGGCCTGGATGGAGTCCGCGCTCACCGACCCGGGCGGAGGCCGCCGCTGGGTCGTCTACGACGAGGCCTGGAGACTGATGCGCCACGCCGGCCTCCTGGAGCGCATGCAGGCACAGTGGAAGCTGAGCCGTGGCCTTGGTATCGCCAACTTGATGGTCATCCACCGGCTGTCGGACCTGCTCACCGCAGGCGACGTCGGCTCCCGAGGCCGTGCCCTCGCCGAGGGTCTCCTCGCCGACTGCTCCACCCGCATCATCTACCGCCAGGAGAACGACCAGCTCGCCGCAGCCGCTGGACTCCTCGGCCTCACCAGCGTCGAGACGCAGGCCATCTCCCACCTGAACCGGGGCCGCGGCCTGTGGCGGGTCGCCGGACGGTCCTTCATCGTCCAGCACCTCCTCCATCCCCACGAAGCCGCCCTCTTCGATACCGACGCCAGGATGCATTAA
- a CDS encoding ParB/Srx family N-terminal domain-containing protein, with protein MVDEEELLALAEDISTIGLQHPIVLDDRGRVLDGRNRLKACEIAGVEPRFTTYEGSNPNAHAFSVNARRRNITKGQLALIAAQASVYGVNPHGLTEESLPGFTEENSGRTLSEKAGVSGSRISQAFTVLRHAPELADSVISGAMGLNEAYKTAREAKNQADSAESQLTRLRAEDPELADRVVEGELTLTGAWAERKARKEEEIRQRKVATQFLCEVVPPLAQARGTNTAGKFDPEFVLPGRPINQEVIENAMKALTEMAATLRERDLA; from the coding sequence ATGGTCGACGAGGAGGAGCTGCTCGCACTCGCCGAAGACATCTCCACCATCGGCCTCCAGCACCCGATCGTCCTCGACGACCGCGGACGGGTCCTCGATGGCCGCAACCGCCTCAAGGCCTGCGAGATCGCCGGCGTCGAACCGCGCTTCACTACCTACGAGGGCAGCAACCCGAACGCCCACGCCTTCTCCGTCAACGCGCGGCGACGCAACATCACCAAGGGACAGCTCGCCCTGATCGCGGCCCAGGCGAGCGTTTACGGAGTAAATCCTCACGGCCTTACCGAGGAAAGCCTGCCCGGATTTACCGAGGAAAACTCCGGACGCACCCTGAGCGAAAAGGCCGGCGTCTCGGGAAGTCGGATCAGCCAGGCCTTCACCGTGCTGCGGCATGCCCCGGAACTCGCCGACTCCGTCATCAGCGGAGCCATGGGGCTTAACGAGGCGTACAAGACGGCACGGGAGGCCAAGAATCAGGCCGACTCGGCAGAATCGCAGCTCACGCGCCTTCGCGCCGAGGACCCGGAACTGGCAGACCGGGTAGTCGAAGGTGAACTGACGCTGACCGGTGCCTGGGCCGAGCGGAAGGCACGCAAGGAAGAAGAGATACGCCAGCGCAAGGTGGCCACTCAGTTCCTGTGCGAGGTCGTACCGCCCCTCGCGCAGGCGCGCGGCACCAACACCGCGGGCAAGTTCGATCCCGAGTTTGTGCTGCCAGGCCGACCCATCAACCAGGAAGTGATCGAGAACGCCATGAAGGCCCTGACGGAGATGGCCGCGACGCTGCGGGAGCGTGATCTCGCATGA
- a CDS encoding AAA family ATPase, with protein sequence MARLLADRPADRLTIGDMARQLGHSHGAVRNAALTLVRRGEADQSGTGQPEFRANAKTVAAAQAAVISPPGTHSPRAQAATARTTTPAAATPRQTGPIRRAGGQLYHPRELADLPDVEALNRLRDADVPVLLYGPPGTGKTSLVEAAFPDLLTVAGDGDTTVGDLIGEYTQADAGGYVFQYGPLVTAMTEGRALLIDDATLISPKVLAALYPAMDGRRQIQVKAHKGETIKAEPGFYVVAGHNPGVHGAVLTEALSSRFSVQIQIGTDYDLARALKIDARVVRVARHLARQVELGELGWAPQLRELLSYQKTEAVLGTNAALANLVGIAPLEDRDAVADAVIKAVGVKKIAPLTLGKQLPASALRQPPGSTVPAHRGRSR encoded by the coding sequence GTGGCCCGACTGCTGGCCGACCGGCCTGCGGATAGGCTCACCATCGGGGACATGGCCCGGCAGCTGGGCCATTCCCACGGCGCCGTCCGCAACGCCGCCCTCACCCTGGTACGACGCGGTGAGGCCGACCAAAGTGGAACCGGGCAACCGGAGTTCCGCGCGAACGCGAAGACCGTCGCAGCCGCGCAAGCCGCTGTGATCAGCCCACCGGGCACCCACTCTCCCCGCGCCCAGGCGGCCACGGCCCGCACGACCACTCCCGCGGCGGCCACGCCCAGGCAGACCGGGCCGATCCGCCGCGCGGGGGGCCAGCTCTACCACCCCCGGGAACTGGCCGATCTGCCCGACGTCGAGGCGCTGAATCGCCTGCGCGACGCCGACGTGCCGGTGCTGCTCTACGGCCCTCCGGGCACCGGCAAGACGAGTCTGGTCGAGGCGGCGTTCCCGGACCTGCTGACCGTCGCCGGCGACGGCGACACCACGGTCGGAGACCTGATCGGCGAGTACACGCAAGCCGACGCGGGGGGCTACGTCTTCCAGTACGGTCCGCTGGTCACCGCGATGACCGAGGGCCGCGCCCTGCTGATCGACGATGCCACCTTGATCTCGCCGAAGGTCCTGGCGGCGCTGTATCCCGCGATGGACGGGCGCCGACAGATCCAGGTCAAGGCCCACAAGGGCGAGACCATCAAGGCCGAGCCCGGCTTCTACGTGGTGGCGGGCCACAACCCCGGCGTTCACGGGGCGGTGTTGACGGAGGCGCTGTCGTCCCGGTTCAGCGTGCAGATCCAGATCGGCACGGACTACGACCTCGCCCGGGCGCTGAAGATCGACGCCCGGGTGGTCCGGGTCGCCCGACACCTCGCCCGCCAAGTCGAACTCGGCGAGCTGGGCTGGGCTCCTCAACTGCGGGAGCTGCTCAGCTACCAGAAGACCGAGGCCGTCCTCGGCACCAACGCCGCGCTCGCGAACCTGGTCGGCATCGCTCCACTGGAGGATCGCGACGCCGTCGCCGACGCCGTCATCAAGGCTGTCGGCGTCAAGAAGATTGCGCCCCTCACCCTCGGCAAGCAGCTCCCCGCCTCGGCCCTCCGGCAGCCTCCGGGCAGCACCGTCCCCGCGCACCGGGGCCGCTCGCGATGA
- a CDS encoding DUF317 domain-containing protein, which translates to MSRQWKGWGPGAELPEQHYLIEPRHLAGGGDIRHVTEYLRASGWADRTPRAGTPVVFDSPDQSVRIGYNVAATPPGWTVSGRATPEQDAWHVTLTAHVPVEIIAGFTDALTQPRPAHAPNVWAPLEEQNWATARGKHFTATSPDGDAWIQFHQNGPGKAHWWAGARTEHGRAWDAVFSQTTPMHLVQEFATALADPQPVMRPRGHVPATDRIRTTSVSVLPSHLAAWKQARVTAARSATWARNAWAARQPRKAAPRAPTSRSGAAAGHR; encoded by the coding sequence ATGAGCCGGCAGTGGAAGGGGTGGGGACCCGGGGCCGAGCTCCCGGAGCAGCACTACCTCATCGAGCCCCGCCACCTGGCCGGCGGAGGCGACATCCGTCACGTCACCGAATACCTCCGTGCCAGCGGATGGGCCGACAGGACGCCCCGCGCCGGTACTCCGGTCGTCTTCGACAGCCCGGACCAGTCCGTCCGGATCGGGTACAACGTCGCCGCCACACCCCCGGGCTGGACGGTCTCCGGTCGAGCCACCCCGGAACAGGACGCCTGGCACGTGACCCTCACCGCGCACGTTCCCGTCGAGATCATCGCGGGGTTCACCGATGCACTGACGCAGCCCCGCCCGGCGCACGCCCCGAACGTGTGGGCGCCGTTGGAGGAGCAGAACTGGGCGACCGCCCGCGGGAAGCACTTCACCGCGACCAGCCCGGACGGCGACGCCTGGATCCAGTTCCACCAGAACGGGCCGGGCAAGGCGCACTGGTGGGCCGGCGCCCGAACCGAACACGGACGGGCCTGGGACGCGGTGTTCTCCCAGACCACCCCCATGCATCTAGTCCAGGAGTTCGCCACCGCCCTCGCCGACCCCCAGCCCGTCATGCGGCCACGAGGCCACGTACCGGCCACCGACAGGATCCGCACCACCTCGGTGTCCGTCCTGCCCTCCCATCTCGCCGCCTGGAAGCAGGCGCGCGTCACCGCCGCCCGTTCCGCGACCTGGGCCAGGAACGCGTGGGCCGCCCGTCAGCCTCGCAAGGCCGCACCCCGCGCGCCCACCTCCCGGAGCGGTGCCGCAGCCGGCCACCGTTAA
- a CDS encoding DUF317 domain-containing protein, with protein MNEDLRAFAEDKKGTFHCEVSPRHLAGTGDPRHITHSLRAAGWKHDGDRGLPQVSLTSPDRSLGLVLDPFSPHQAWSVGSALMFVPGYWHAGFTRNAPVEIIAGLTDSLIRPAPKHAPPDLWETLAAAGWNASDGPHGREASAPGQGLKIQQFGSNSRDHDRFWWRIQAVEETYGGGVETVWSAALDQTTPTHVMAGLIDELANPAALLRGSHDQGAHYRATEGAVFAAGPQIVEAHSARLDAARAGARALARAAKLPSARPHSPAPAAPAAATGRSR; from the coding sequence GTGAACGAGGACCTGCGAGCCTTCGCCGAAGACAAGAAGGGCACGTTCCACTGCGAGGTCAGCCCCCGCCACCTGGCCGGCACGGGAGACCCCCGGCACATCACGCACAGCCTGCGCGCGGCGGGCTGGAAGCATGACGGTGACCGCGGTCTCCCGCAGGTTTCCCTGACGAGCCCCGACCGCTCGCTGGGTCTCGTCCTCGACCCCTTCTCACCGCACCAGGCATGGTCGGTGGGCAGCGCCCTGATGTTCGTGCCCGGCTACTGGCACGCCGGGTTCACCCGCAACGCCCCGGTCGAGATCATCGCGGGACTGACCGACTCCCTCATCCGACCAGCCCCCAAGCACGCTCCACCAGACCTATGGGAGACGCTGGCTGCCGCCGGGTGGAATGCCAGCGACGGACCTCACGGGCGCGAGGCCTCAGCACCCGGCCAGGGACTGAAGATCCAACAGTTCGGGTCGAACAGCCGGGACCACGACCGCTTCTGGTGGAGGATCCAGGCCGTCGAGGAGACCTACGGCGGCGGGGTCGAAACGGTCTGGTCTGCCGCCCTCGACCAAACCACCCCTACGCACGTCATGGCCGGCCTGATCGACGAGCTCGCCAACCCGGCTGCCCTGCTCCGAGGTTCACACGACCAAGGCGCCCACTACCGAGCGACTGAGGGCGCCGTCTTCGCCGCCGGGCCCCAGATCGTGGAAGCCCACAGCGCACGCCTGGACGCGGCGCGCGCCGGGGCCCGAGCGCTCGCCCGAGCAGCCAAGCTGCCATCCGCCCGTCCACACTCGCCCGCTCCGGCCGCACCTGCCGCGGCGACGGGCCGCAGCCGGTAG